The following are encoded together in the Macadamia integrifolia cultivar HAES 741 chromosome 10, SCU_Mint_v3, whole genome shotgun sequence genome:
- the LOC122091529 gene encoding eukaryotic translation initiation factor 3 subunit G-like, with the protein MATAVDNYNPPQSNKVRWGELDEDDGEDLDFLLPPRMVIGPDENGLKKVIEYKFNEDGHKVKITTTTRTRKLAKARLSKRALERRSWPKFGDAVHEEVGSRLTMVSTEEILLERPRAPGSKPEETKVAGDPLAQLGKGGAVLMVCRTCGKKGDHWTSRCPYKDLAAPSEGFVDRPTASETTAPASGAGKAAYVPPGMRGGAERGSAPDRRRNEENSVRVTNLSEDTREPDLLELFRTFGPVSRVYVAVDQKTGVSRGFGFVNFVNKEDAERAINKLNGYGYDNLILRVEWATPRSN; encoded by the exons ATGGCGACGGCAGTGGATAATTATAACCCACCGCAATCAAACAAGGTTCGATGGGGTGAGCTCGATGAGGACGATGGAGAGGATCTGGACTTCCTTCTTCCACCTCGTATGGTGATTGGACCGGACGAGAATGGCTTGAAAAAGGTCATTGAGTACAAGTTCAATGAAGATGGCCACAAAGTTAAGATCACCACTACCACTCGAACTCGAAAACTAGCTAAGGCTCGACTCAGTAAGCGAGCCCTTGAACGACGGTCTTGGCCTAAGTTTGGTGATGCCGTGCATGAAGAGGTCGGTAGCAGGCTCACCATGGTTTCCACCGAGGAGATTCTACTTGAGAGACCTAGGGCTCctg GGAGCAAACCTGAAGAAACAAAAGTTGCTGGAGACCCCTTGGCACAGCTTGGGAAAGGTGGTGCTGTTCTCATGGTATGCCGTACATGTGGCAAGAAGGGTGACCACTGGACATCAAGGTGCCCTTACAAGGATCTTGCTGCTCCATCTGAAGGCTTTGTTGACAGGCCTACTGCATCAGAAACTACCGCACCTGCTTCTGGTGCAGGCAAGGCAGCCTATGTTCCTCCTGGCATGAGAGGTGGTGCAGAGAGAGGCAGCGCTCCTGACAGGCGCAGGAATGAAGAAAATTCGGTTCGGGTTACTAATCTTTCAGAGGATACACGTGAACCTGACTTGCTTGAGCTCTTCCGTACCTTTGGTCCTGTGAGCCGTGTTTATGTTGCTGTTGACCAGAAGACTGGCGTTAGCCGAGGATTTGGTTTTGTCAACTTTGTGAACAAGGAGGATGCTGAGAGAGCTATCAACAAGCTGAATGGTTACGGATATGACAATCTCATCCTTCGAGTTGAGTGGGCTACACCAAGGTCGAATTAG